Part of the Macrobrachium nipponense isolate FS-2020 chromosome 19, ASM1510439v2, whole genome shotgun sequence genome, tcctctctctctctcttaaggggtCTCAAGGCCTTCAAATATCACAAGGCATAGAGGCAAAGACATTTCTCAACGTATATAAGATTTGTAATTTATAAGAATGCACACATAAAAGGCTTGTCACTAATAAAACGGTACAATATTTGAAATTGAACACTgagacactaaaacatttaaaaagtaaaaaattactgtacaataaaacactaggttggagagacaacctaccagagtacaAGTTAgtgtgactgaaggacagagcgaaaaaaaaatctatacaaaaTACTAGAGAGTGagaactgaagtaaacaaacaagcaGCTATGCTATGAAcaacttgtttgtttacttcagttctcagtctcttgtcttttgtatttttgtgtcttagtttgtttttcttctctttggaaaaaaattgtttctagaaaatcaaaattgtaataattttttcatttattttatttatattattatataatatatatatatatatatattatatatatatatatatatatatctatatctatctatatctatatctatatctatatatctaatatatatatgactgaaatatATGTTGCAAAAACAGAAAGGAGGCcataaaatgccaaaatgtagaaagtaaatccTATATTTCTGTGGCCAaacattctctctcgctctccaggAAAGTGATGAATAAGAAGAGGTACAgggaaggtggtatttataccaagaggtccacagGTCAGCTGTCAATTCAccccagttgacaatttctcttttatCTTCTTAATCACTGGTAGGAGGAATATTTTATCAGTAATATCTTGAGTCCCACGCCCCTTTTCAAAGATACtttgtgtttctttgtttaatcaaagctgattctaccatctagCTTTTGAACAGACaattactgctataaattatgaaaaattccagtttcttctatgattatggttatttatgggGCTATAAATAGCTGAGCACTGATATCCACACCTAGAATGATTAATCTCATGGGGAGTGGTTTTCCTTTAAATGGATGTAGAATTGGTCACAGTCGAGGTGTATTCCTGTGTCTttgggattggcttttgttggatgttaatcaggtaaAAGCCAAGGGGTTTAGAGTTTCCAAGTGTCTGCGTCGACGTCTTAATTCTATCCAGGTGcgggatttttgttttattgtcaagTGTCTGTCACTGGTCTTTTTTTGGAGTGGGTCAGAAGAAGATTATGTTCACTTTCTGGATCACTTTCTCAACGATATAGTTAGGTTACTTCGAAGATGATAGTTGCTTACAGATAAGTTCAGTTTACTTTTTTTGGGAAACCCGTGGAACAAATccataatgctcttaagaataaattgctggcTATGCCAATCTTGGTAGAAGTGCCATGATAactaaaatagtgaatgtatgaaagtgataatgttggttttctgcatatggtaaatttgtCTTGTTTCgtgtctaattattaaaacatcaagaaaaggaattttgttgtcagtttccgaatcaactttaaatttgatgctgggcaccaatgccctaacattttgggataataagtggacaatttcaacgaatttcttTCGATATTAAATGTATTATCGTCCAGCagcaaatttaaagttgaaggggaaacagaaaacaaaattccttttcgatgctttaataattagagacagcGGAATACAAATTtgacatatacagaaaaccaacattttcactttcatatatttagtATTTTAGTTATCATAACACTTCTATCAAGGGTGGCATAGTCAGCAATTTATTCGTAAGAGCCTTATGATTTAATTCCTAGATTTACTGGAAAATGAAATTGAACTAATCCATAAGCAGCTGTCATCTTTTTCAAGTACCATGACCACATAATTGAGAAGTTAATCATAAACCGAACATAATGCCCCTCATAACCAAACTGGAGAGGAgccttacaataaaataaaaatcccactcctggacaggattaagatgttGACACCGACACTTGGAAACTATCCCTATGGCTTTTACCTACCAAAAGCCAATTCCCAAAaacacaggagtatacaaaatcccatcaCTCCCCCATAGATTAATACAACATTAACATCTAGTTTAGTATGGAAAACAGAGCGCAGCTATtgttaaccacataaataaccataattacAGAATAATCTGGAATTTGTCACaagatttatagcagcaattgctgGTTCAAAAGGCAGATGGTAGAATTGGCTTTGATTAGAAAAACAATGAATCTTCAAAATAATTGTGAGACACAGATTATGTTGATGAACTCTTGCAATCAATAACCCTAACCTGTGGACCTGTTGGTATAATTACCGCCTTTACTGTAACTCTTCTCTGATATATAGTATTTACTGTCTGCAAGTTGGTTAATATTTACTGTctacaatttggtatttttatgggctcattttattagatatacataaatatttatatatagcataattGCTTCAAAATTATTTAACTTTAATCTAATTCTTTGTAgggacaagcatatccaaaaagtacaaggaattcgagaagttaagaatggcacagtggatatatatatatatatatatataatatatatatatatatatatatatatatatatatatatatatattgtattgataTTGATATAAATGCACACTCATATTTGGTTGACTgcttagttttgatttttttattatgaattatttatgtGAATTACCTGACATGATTATGTGGAATAAATTGTAGTAGATTTGGAAAACACGTTACAGGCAATTGTCTATGGGTTAATGTGAGGTATTTTTCATTTGGAAAGTTCCCTTTGAATAGAACAATAAATTTTATTCTGTGAGGTTATGGTAAATAGAAGCAGATGTTAAACTTAGATCATGAATGGTTTTTGCGAAAATCAGCttttatcttgaaaaaaataaaatacatttcaagaatagcaattaaattttcattaaagtttttttttcatgtggtgATTTGGTTACCAAAATGGTAAATCGATAAAATCAGGTGAAAAGTGCAAGTTGGTAATtttgaggaaaatttttttttttccttatattggTATACAATtttgaggaaaatttttttttatccttatattggtaattttcaggaatttttttttttatccttatattAGGTTCAACCAGGTAAAAAATTACGTTAGATTTTCCTCCTTGGTTTTCTTCTTACCACCTCACCCATCAACTCACCCAGCAGTCAGCCTGTATCAACAATTGATGCAGCAAAAATGTCTATATAGGGCTCTCCCCCAAAATGTACTTTTTTTCTGAAGCATTGTATTTCCAATAGACGAGTGCCTTACTCAAATCTTTGCAAGACCCTAACATTCTCATTCACTCATTTTAGTCTTCATAACCGGCTTTAACTGATTATTTCTAATCGACTTCCTGTTCACTCAAGTGCAGAGCACCAATATGGAATTTGAGGAGGACCTCAATGACCCAACAGAAAAAGCCATGACTGTGAGGGAGAGACCAAAGCAAGAGAGGCCAAGGAGTGCTGAGGTAATTCATCTTGAATTTTCTAGTATTGTTAAATATTTGGAAAACTCGGGTCATTAACTTTATAATGTTGAATCGAATGGTTGTGTCATAgacatgtttgtatgtgtgtgaatgttttgATTCTAAAGTGAGTTGTTGTTGTACAGATTTTGCCTGTTTGCAAATATTTCCCTCTGTATATGCGAATATTGTCACCCTCAAAATTACCTCTATGCAGTTTTAAGTAAAGTAAATGTATTGTGGTTTCATTGAAGTTCTGTTCTAGGTTGCTTATAGTTCAGATTTCTATTTTCTGGTCTTCCCTCTCTGTTTTTGAGGAAAACATGTACCAGAAGAAAATGGGAGGAAGAGAACATGGAAAGAAACTAGTAGTTATTTCAGGGTTGGAGAGTACACCTGGTATAATTGTTGTGGACAAATAATAGTTTGAAGTATAAGGGAGTAAAATTAGTCACCCCTGAAGCAAGGAAACTGCTGGACATTACGTTGAGCTGGTGAAGTAAACATTTTGTACAGTACGATATGATATGCGGGTGCGGATGTCAATCTTTGAAATCTGCGGATGCAGATGCAAatatgtaaatctaaataatttagatatatttgctTGTTAAAGACGATTTTCAGCAATATAATTCAAAAATTATGTTACACTTATgtgttaccacataatatttgGTGTACTGATTGAATACACATGTATTgatacacatgtatgtgtatactttcatatgaacatAAAAACACTAACAGTGAAAAACACTAACAGTGATGCACAAACGTTTTAGTTGGCTTGGCACAAGGTTATTTTatgctcatgagagagagagagagagagagagagagagtttcctaacaGAAATGCAGTACCCTGCCTTTATGGTTACGCTGCAGTAAGTaacatgaaattaattaaaacaaatatgctatataaCTAATTTGCTATAACATAGCTACTTATAAAGCATCTACTGTACGTAAGTGTATATTATGCATcctgtataaaaacaaaaaagccaaacttagcacaaaaaaatttgttttagctACAATGTATGGTTATGAACTATTGGACACTGAATGGGGGAGGGGTGTGATATCCACGCACCCAAACTGGTATGCGGATGTTGCTTGCAATGTTTATGCGGATGTTAAGAATGTTTCAGTGCGGATTTATTAAAATGAGGATGATATCTGATACATCGCTAGTTTAGATAGTGAATTGCATAGACTTGTCGTCCTTCTAAGTCAACAGTCTGATATACTGaggaaattttatgtaaattaaatatCTGAGCAATCATTGTCTACAAAGTAAAAGTTATAACTTATGCATTCCCATTTTTTCATCtttgattttttaatataattgttGATTGTTTTAAATATAATTGTTGATATGAAAGTTATGTGACTTGATATAAATgtggtattgaaaaatatgaaaCTTCATATACTTTATGAAAAGTTATTCAAAGAATTAATGTGCCACACTGTACCATGTATTTCTGGCatacatttcttttaacataaagTTTACAGCTCCTGTTATCAGTGGTGCTGAGGAAAATAATCCTGTAACTGTTCCTGAGGATACGTTTGTCCCTGTATTCGTGTGCTGCACATTTGTTTACAGGATGCacccctttatttttatttttttctagaagaGTATAGTTCCCAGTTTGTGACTTGTTTTCACAGTTGTTTCCATCCAACAGAACTCGAGACAGGCAGCTTCAAGAAGATTTGGAAGAGGCAGGAGATATCACAGTTTTCGTGGCCATGCTGAAAAGTCACAGCATAGTTTTTCTGGTGAAGGTAGAAACCAAGATTCAAGCAGAGCCAGCTCCTCATCGTTTGAAGAGGGTTTTGAAAATGCAGTAAGTTCGTCGAATAGTGTGCCGAACAGAGGAAGGCAACGTGGAAATTATAGAGTTCGAGGGCGCAGTAGGAGATATAGTCATTCTGGCTTCTCACAAAGGAGTGAAACTGTACCCTCCAGCGGCTCTGATTATCAAGGAGGTATTGATCCTCGTGAATTAGTTGAAGTTCTTTCAGAATGTTCAGGCTTTAGCTCAAGTTTATTACAGTTAATGGAGAAAAATAACATGAATCCCTCCAGTGTTCGAGGAGTTGTTGCATCATTTGGTCATATTTTTGAACTTCATGAAGAAACGGTGGTGTTGTGTCCAAAAATTAGCTTATGCAAAGATCATTCTGGTTTTCAAGGTTGTCAAAATCAGCCTTCTTGTAATGATCTTCATGTCTGCCCACAATATCTAACTAGTTGGTGCCAGGATAAAAATTGTGTACTTGGCCATAGGTGGTTTACTGATCATAACAATCATGTTCTGAACTCATTTTATATAAGGGAAGTACCTGGTCAACATTTACGGAAATTATTACAGTCTGTGATAGTAAAAGGTAATGGTACAGGCCAGCTAGATGTATGTAAAGACTATAATGGAATGGGATGTAACAAGCAAGATTGCTTTGACCTCCATATATGTCACAGTTTTGTAGTAGGTCGCACGAATTGCACACATTCAGGGTGTCAGCTTAACCATAATATTCTAGCTAAAGAATGTtgtcagttgttaataaataacgGTATTTCAACCAATGAAGCCCCACGAGATGTGATCCTCGCCCTTCTAAAGGCAAATCCAACTCTTAATAACTCCCCTCAAGCACAGAATGTAAATGTTAAGAAAGAGTCAAGGCAGCAAAGTGATGCTGCTGCTGCCAATGCTCAGCAAGGAAAGGATGGTAATTATGCACCCGGTGCCAGGAGTAGATCAGGAAAAGACGGCAACAGATCAAATGATAATGAGGAAAGTGATCAGAAAAGCATTAAACTTCCAAAAAATCAAGTGTCAGAAACTAAATCTGTTTCAGTAAAATCGAAATCAGAACAGAGAACAGTATGGTCTCATGACTATCACGGAGATATAATGGTAGCGGAGATATGCTACTATTCAGTGGAAACCAGGTGTCGTAATGAGACAAATGGTTGTCAGCGCATCCATTCCACATTACACTTTCACTGGCAAGTAAGTGAGCATGGAACCAATTGGTTTAATTTGTCCAGACCTCTTGTAGAGGCTTTAGAATATTCATTTTGCAGTGTTGACAATGATGATGTGACTCTTCCCAGGTTGGATCCCAGTAAGCTAGAGTCTTCCCTGAAAGGCCTTTTTGCATTAATGGGACGAGACAAATGGAAAGCAAACTTTGCAGCTATGATATTGCACAATTCTGATTGCTCCAAGATAATGTATTTACGAAGGCTCTGCACAGAGACAATAAATGGAAAAGATATTCCTCCAAATACATATCAGTGGTACTTCTTGGACAAAAACAGCAAATGGGTCGAGTATGGAAATGTTGATACTGCTGGAGAGACGAACCTTGTTAGTAGTGTTACCTCAAAAGATATTGAAAAACATTATAGACAAAATCCAGGCACACCTCTAAACTTTAGAAATGCAAGCTATAATTACAAAATCGATTTTGTAGTAATGAAACAGACAAACTTGAATACAAACGTGAGTCGCGAGGTGCGCCGTAGACCTCAGCAACACCTGAAGCCAAAAGGTGGAAGACCTATTCGTCAAGATTCTGCTGCAACTGATATTCCTGCTACATGGGATCCCATGCAATCTCAAGAACGATTTAGGCTTGTAGAGTTATCACCCACTTCTCAAGAATTTCAGAATGTGAACAGACTTTGTGGTGGAATCAACGTTGTGAAAATTGAAAGGATACAGAATCCTTATTTGTATAAAGCCTTTCAGaacaaagtaaaggaaatgaCTGCAGTTTATGGAAGTATTCAGAAGGTGGATGTTCGACAGTTGTTCCACGGTACAAAACCAGATGTTGTTTCAAATATATGTGCTGAAAATTTTGATTGGCGACTTCATGGAACAAGTAGTGGCCAATCATATGGAAGAGGGACATATTTTTCCCCCAATTCTGGTACATCACTTGGATACTGCGCGGTTGACAGGCGGGGcttaaggtatttatttattgctcGTGTTGCTGTGGGATCCATCACCAGTGGTAACTCATCCATGGCACGTCCACCCATTAATCCCTCCACGGGTTTTCCCTATGATTCAACTGGTGATGGGCATACAGTTGTTGTGAAATATGATAAGCAAGAGTACTATCCTGAGTACATCATCACTTTGAAGTAAGTCATATGTCTCAACA contains:
- the LOC135216556 gene encoding protein mono-ADP-ribosyltransferase PARP12-like isoform X2 encodes the protein MEFEEDLNDPTEKAMTVRERPKQERPRSAENSRQAASRRFGRGRRYHSFRGHAEKSQHSFSGEGRNQDSSRASSSSFEEGFENAVSSSNSVPNRGRQRGNYRVRGRSRRYSHSGFSQRSETVPSSGSDYQGGIDPRELVEVLSECSGFSSSLLQLMEKNNMNPSSVRGVVASFGHIFELHEETVVLCPKISLCKDHSGFQGCQNQPSCNDLHVCPQYLTSWCQDKNCVLGHRWFTDHNNHVLNSFYIREVPGQHLRKLLQSVIVKGNGTGQLDVCKDYNGMGCNKQDCFDLHICHSFVVGRTNCTHSGCQLNHNILAKECCQLLINNGISTNEAPRDVILALLKANPTLNNSPQAQNVNVKKESRQQSDAAAANAQQGKDGNYAPGARSRSGKDGNRSNDNEESDQKSIKLPKNQVSETKSVSVKSKSEQRTVWSHDYHGDIMVAEICYYSVETRCRNETNGCQRIHSTLHFHWQVSEHGTNWFNLSRPLVEALEYSFCSVDNDDVTLPRLDPSKLESSLKGLFALMGRDKWKANFAAMILHNSDCSKIMYLRRLCTETINGKDIPPNTYQWYFLDKNSKWVEYGNVDTAGETNLVSSVTSKDIEKHYRQNPGTPLNFRNASYNYKIDFVVMKQTNLNTNVSREVRRRPQQHLKPKGGRPIRQDSAATDIPATWDPMQSQERFRLVELSPTSQEFQNVNRLCGGINVVKIERIQNPYLYKAFQNKVKEMTAVYGSIQKVDVRQLFHGTKPDVVSNICAENFDWRLHGTSSGQSYGRGTYFSPNSGTSLGYCAVDRRGLRYLFIARVAVGSITSGNSSMARPPINPSTGFPYDSTGDGHTVVVKYDKQEYYPEYIITLK
- the LOC135216556 gene encoding protein mono-ADP-ribosyltransferase PARP12-like isoform X1, with product MSGNIAKDGSSEKMEKDNFEDLQDTAMAVREMVKQMQSTNMEFEEDLNDPTEKAMTVRERPKQERPRSAENSRQAASRRFGRGRRYHSFRGHAEKSQHSFSGEGRNQDSSRASSSSFEEGFENAVSSSNSVPNRGRQRGNYRVRGRSRRYSHSGFSQRSETVPSSGSDYQGGIDPRELVEVLSECSGFSSSLLQLMEKNNMNPSSVRGVVASFGHIFELHEETVVLCPKISLCKDHSGFQGCQNQPSCNDLHVCPQYLTSWCQDKNCVLGHRWFTDHNNHVLNSFYIREVPGQHLRKLLQSVIVKGNGTGQLDVCKDYNGMGCNKQDCFDLHICHSFVVGRTNCTHSGCQLNHNILAKECCQLLINNGISTNEAPRDVILALLKANPTLNNSPQAQNVNVKKESRQQSDAAAANAQQGKDGNYAPGARSRSGKDGNRSNDNEESDQKSIKLPKNQVSETKSVSVKSKSEQRTVWSHDYHGDIMVAEICYYSVETRCRNETNGCQRIHSTLHFHWQVSEHGTNWFNLSRPLVEALEYSFCSVDNDDVTLPRLDPSKLESSLKGLFALMGRDKWKANFAAMILHNSDCSKIMYLRRLCTETINGKDIPPNTYQWYFLDKNSKWVEYGNVDTAGETNLVSSVTSKDIEKHYRQNPGTPLNFRNASYNYKIDFVVMKQTNLNTNVSREVRRRPQQHLKPKGGRPIRQDSAATDIPATWDPMQSQERFRLVELSPTSQEFQNVNRLCGGINVVKIERIQNPYLYKAFQNKVKEMTAVYGSIQKVDVRQLFHGTKPDVVSNICAENFDWRLHGTSSGQSYGRGTYFSPNSGTSLGYCAVDRRGLRYLFIARVAVGSITSGNSSMARPPINPSTGFPYDSTGDGHTVVVKYDKQEYYPEYIITLK